The following proteins come from a genomic window of Crassostrea angulata isolate pt1a10 chromosome 1, ASM2561291v2, whole genome shotgun sequence:
- the LOC128178943 gene encoding uncharacterized protein LOC128178943, with protein MAQLADQYGEARMTNAVNLINVKANGSQPPTVNHPGNPNDSSGEKSNQNSRKLFVPKSDRRCYKCNRMGHIASECKPKPKVNVVTTQEPWDYQKTSPVEAELPTQVSFVTTIPIKTDIDLLQLDSPTAVSSSHCRQQKHNMPSSAGYVEGEPVTVLRDTGCSRIVVRTSKVNKGDMIKNKFQTCILADGSSIRVPVASFFIDTPYITGTFEACCMEKPVYDLMIGNVGKVRPPGDPDTQWSETHAAEIRMQAKAKLKPRSQLKVPKISSKNITPKNKKVEQQTGDSLPKLCHVSTSGQEEDYKIDVKGKSKTFHVNMVTKYIDRNADLQNVNQDEALVSSAVIDCPEGEDVK; from the coding sequence ATGGCACAGTTGGCAGACCAGTATGGGGAAGCAAGAATGACCAATGCTGTCAACTTGATCAATGTTAAAGCTAACGGATCCCAGCCTCCAACAGTAAACCATCCTGGAAATCCGAATGACAGTTCAGGTGAGAAAAGTAATCAGAACTCGAGAAAACTGTTTGTTCCAAAATCCGACAGACGTTGTTATAAATGCAACAGAATGGGCCACATTGCATCAGAGTGCAAACCAAAACCAAAGGTTAACGTTGTTACCACCCAAGAACCGTGGGACTATCAGAAAACCTCACCAGTAGAGGCAGAACTTCCAACACAGGTATCTTTTGTTACTACAATACCTATTAAAACTGATATCGATTTACTTCAACTTGATTCCCCTACAGCAGTGTCCTCATCACACTGTCGTCAGCAGAAGCACAACATGCCATCGTCAGCAGGGTATGTTGAGGGAGAGCCAGTTACAGTATTGCGAGACACAGGATGCAGTAGAATAGTTGTCCGAACAAGTAAAGTTAATAAGGGGgatatgattaaaaacaaatttcaaacctGCATTTTGGCAGACGGTTCATCTATTAGAGTACCTGttgcttctttttttattgacaCACCCTATATTACAGGAACATTTGAAGCATGTTGTATGGAAAAGCCGGTTTACGATCTCATGATTGGCAACGTGGGAAAAGTGAGGCCACCAGGAGATCCAGATACTCAATGGTCAGAGACTCATGCTGCTGAAATCCGAATGCAAGCCAAAGCAAAACTCAAACCGCGTTCTCAGCTCAAAGTGCCGAAAATTTCAAGCAAGAACATCACTccaaagaataaaaaagtagaacAGCAAACTGGTGACTCTTTACCGAAACTATGTCATGTGTCAACTTCAGGCCAAGAAGAAGACTATAAGATTGATGTGAAAGGTAAATCAAAAACGTTTCATGTAAATATGGTGACCAAGTATATTGACAGAAATGCTGATCTACAGAATGTTAACCAAGATGAAGCTTTAGTCAGCTCTGCTGTGATTGACTGCCCTGAAGGTGAAGACGTCAAATAA
- the LOC128178223 gene encoding uncharacterized protein LOC128178223 yields the protein MPKMNVLTKKDENTENVENVEPKGKNKTIKTGKKSKNRLAEGDLDLEGIIKANQDMTLVPKKQQVENCPHMANKEEHQFMCTTCRVICCEPCLRMNHHGEQHRWCELMPYEPSDTETTHLEIEEEPIPVNIRGKRRLPGGYVSTRRIGSSRKKESCTCCRGTHKHDPKSLKRLVPIDSSRFNSNRITIAHSRHYDSSEDSDCSMSTDRDWEEETKFTKRKRKKKNKGRTFLDQGPEDIQTLPPRMTFSFASEDSLKEIARKDPDEFLETVKVQEAERVLRNIVNKDGFDKEKVRDFLNCEDIETECAYCSNECKRWQIFKEDLDREAILYLKENSFDIHSNEQNEINKYADLRVNEFVDEIDEDEYESERERDDLLDEFDSDEGFTDAVKEWLKLPPPTRLNSIEEAWVELSKSSATGVLHRLAPTERKRFIDQAINLIEKREIDSIDRKFQPMESKDNTEDLGLKPSEKAAELEKTCEKILSGIAQLKTRFQKLYKRVMSYRGVTIFADIIQTKADKLGEEIILDIAKYNPTKHGMEQFYLTEEIEAALKFIQAKTTSAECPDTSILRKVLNTRLDSKLLKKLLIKQEREKYFPKNWRNPDGSGRMKTDTEFITEVRMEQESRKSQAILTQVGELMKMVELGSDIYPFIERKEIDPFGPKNCPLDIYSICPISPALTWMHKVGSESNLLVTVGGKVVRELDFKTSVDCLTMDKNRELLATDPLGKRLMKVTDIETISTIHTFENLIPIGICCSRDDNILVTLCEAYYDYNVTFEKRRLLARVSNTGEHLMEIEFYDKGKTERFFVVPRRVAENKNGDIIVVDKIQRNEGRLQLFTKDGKVIKTFDGHKDIFERAFDPWDVACDYQQRLLVCDYTNNKIIIFQPNYDLFKVIASYDGGLRYPLCMGLDSSSRIWVGGKFEKVMVLSYDKEID from the coding sequence ATGCCGAAAATGAATGTACTGACCAAAAAGGATGAAAATACAGAAAACGTGGAAAATGTGGAGCCCAAAGGAAAAAATAAGACCATCAAAACTGGAAAGAAAAGCAAAAATAGGTTGGCAGAAGGGGACTTGGATTTGGAGGGAATCATAAAGGCGAATCAAGACATGACACTTGTTCCCAAGAAACAGCAGGTGGAAAACTGTCCACACATGGCCAACAAGGAGGAGCACCAGTTTATGTGTACAACGTGTCGCGTCATTTGTTGCGAGCCTTGTCTACGAATGAATCACCATGGCGAGCAGCATCGCTGGTGTGAGTTGATGCCGTATGAACCGTCAGACACAGAAACCACACATTTAGAAATAGAGGAAGAGCCTATACCTGTGAATATTCGTGGGAAGAGACGTCTTCCAGGGGGATATGTTAGCACGAGGAGAATCGGCTCCAGTCGCAAAAAGGAGTCGTGTACTTGTTGTCGTGGAACCCATAAACATGATCCTAAAAGTTTAAAGCGTTTAGTGCCCATTGACTCGAGCCGATTCAATAGCAATAGGATAACTATCGCACATTCACGGCACTATGATTCTAGTGAGGACAGTGACTGTTCTATGTCCACTGACCGGGACTGGGAGGAAGAAACCAAGTTTACTAAAAGGAAGcgcaaaaagaaaaacaaaggtCGAACTTTTCTGGACCAAGGCCCAGAGGACATTCAAACTCTGCCGCCGCGGATGACTTTCAGTTTTGCAAGTGAAGACAGTCTGAAAGAAATTGCGCGGAAAGATCCTGATGAATTTTTGGAAACTGTTAAGGTCCAAGAGGCTGAGAGAGTGTTAAGAAATATTGTGAATAAAGATGGATTTGACAAAGAGAAAGTGAGGGATTTTCTGAACTGTGAGGATATAGAGACAGAGTGTGCGTACTGTAGTAATGAATGCAAGAGATGGCAGATATTTAAGGAGGATTTAGACCGCGAAGCCATTCTGTATTTGAAGGAAAACAGTTTCGATATCCATAGTAACGAGCAAAATGAGATCAACAAATATGCTGACCTCAGGGTCAATGAGTTTGTGGATGAGATTGATGAAGATGAGTATGAAAGTGAGAGGGAACGTGATGATTTGTTGGATGAATTTGATTCTGACGAAGGTTTCACAGACGCAGTGAAAGAGTGGCTTAAGCTGCCTCCACCAACTCGTTTGAATTCTATTGAGGAGGCCTGGGTGGAACTTTCAAAGAGTTCTGCTACAGGGGTTTTACACAGGCTGGCCCCGACAGAGCGGAAACGATTCATTGACCAAGCAATAAATCTGATAGAAAAACGGGAAATTGACAGCATTGACAGAAAATTCCAGCCAATGGAGAGCAAAGACAACACGGAAGACTTGGGACTGAAGCCAAGTGAAAAAGCGGCTGAACTAGAGAAGACTTGTGAGAAGATTCTCTCGGGTATTGCACAGTTGAAAACAAGGTTTCAGAAACTTTATAAGCGTGTGATGAGTTACCGTGGGGTAACAATTTTTGCGGACATAATTCAGACAAAGGCAGATAAATTAGGAGAGGAAATTATTCTGGATATAGCGAAATACAATCCAACAAAACATGGCAtggaacaattttatttaacagAAGAAATAGAGGCCGCTCTGAAGTTTATACAAGCTAAGACTACGTCTGCTGAATGCCCAGATACCAGCATATTAAGGAAAGTTCTCAATACTCGACTTGACAGTAAACTACTGAAAAAGCTGCTCATCAAGCAGGAAAGAGAGAAATATTTCCCCAAGAACTGGAGAAACCCAGATGGATCTGGAAGAATGAAAACTGACACTGAATTTATTACAGAGGTGAGAATGGAGCAAGAGTCGAGAAAATCTCAAGCCATCCTAACACAGGTCGGTGAACTGATGAAAATGGTGGAGTTGGGTTCTGACATTTATCCATTTATTGAGCGCAAAGAAATTGATCCCTTTGGTCCCAAAAATTGTCCTTTGGACATTTACTCAATTTGTCCAATTTCTCCAGCCTTGACCTGGATGCACAAGGTGGGGTCAGAAAGCAATCTGTTGGTGACCGTTGGGGGAAAAGTGGTGAGGGAGCTCGATTTCAAAACAAGTGTCGACTGTCTTACGATGGATAAAAACCGCGAGCTTTTGGCCACGGACCCACTGGGCAAGCGGTTGATGAAAGTGACAGACATTGAAACCATCTCCACAATCCACACATTTGAAAACTTGATCCCAATTGGTATTTGTTGTTCGCGAGACGACAACATTTTGGTGACTTTGTGTGAGGCTTACTATGATTACAATGTTACTTTTGAAAAAAGACGGCTCTTGGCCAGAGTGTCCAATACAGGAGAACATTTAATGGAAATCGAGTTTTACGACAAGGGGAAAACCGAGCGATTCTTTGTTGTTCCCCGCAGAGTAGCTGAGAATAAAAACGGGGATATAATTGTGGTTGATAAAATACAGAGAAATGAAGGGCGGCTACAGTTGTTCACCAAGGATGGGAAAGTGATAAAGACGTTTGACGGCCACAAGGACATTTTTGAACGAGCTTTTGACCCCTGGGATGTGGCGTGTGACTATCAGCAACGTCTCTTGGTGTGTGACTACACCAATAACAAAATCATAATATTCCAACCTAACTATGACCTTTTCAAGGTCATTGCCTCCTATGATGGAGGATTAAGGTACCCCCTTTGTATGGGCCTCGACTCCAGCAGTCGAATCTGGGTGGGGGGAAAGTTTGAAAAAGTAATGGTGTTGTCATATGACAAAGAAATCGATTAA
- the LOC128179487 gene encoding uncharacterized protein LOC128179487: MSLFTILKRENELGTLLPVNSAASIPNIPTRKNIFCKPTYQHRLFADVISEIDIANKDSKRVRSVFCLNDEYVWICGESKILRLYNSQGKLVKSIKTKSGNWPMDITVTRNGYLAYSDSIDRTVNLVNDTGIKPLITLQGWKPQSVSGSSIGGLLIVMDSYDYNHAKVIHFCGYRVTQTIQFDADGFPLYSSGSIKYISENRNLDICVSDCVAGAVVVVNQTGKFRFRYKGIYSENSCRPFKPFGITTDSQGWILTSDWYNQIIHILDQDGQLLGYIDCSFIDPYGVCVDTRGNLFATRYYGSKVIKFRNMRNK; the protein is encoded by the exons ATGTCgcttttcacaattttaaaaagagaaaatgaaCTAGGAACATTACTTCCTGTCAACAGTGCAGCTTCTATACCAAATATTCCCACAAGGAAGAATATTTTCTGTAAACCCACTTACCAACACAGACTGTTTGCAGACGTCATTAGTGAAATAGATATCGCAAATAAAGATTCGAAAAGAGTTCGTAGCGTATTTTGTTTGAATGATGAATATGTATGGATTTGTGGTGAGAGCAAAATTTTAAGACTCTACAACTCGCAAGGAAAACTAGTGAAATCAATTAAAACCAAGTCCGGTAACTGGCCAATGGACATTACAGTGACCCGGAATGGATATTTAGCATATTCTGATTCCATAGATAGAACAGTGAACTTGGTAAATGATACAGGTATAAAGCCATTGATTACACTACAGGGGTGGAAACCTCAATCTGTCTCTGGTAGCTCCATAGGTGGTCTTCTGATTGTCATGGACAGTTATGATTATAATCATGCAAAAGTCATCCATTTCTGTGGATATAGAGTGACACAAACCATACAGTTTGATGCTGATGGCTTCCCTCTATATTCATCTGGTTCGATAAagtac atcagtgagaacagaaACCTGGATATATGCGTATCTGATTGCGTTGCTGGGGCGGTTGTGGTTGTCAATCAGACCGGTAAATTTCGGTTTAGATACAAAGGCATCTACTCTGAAAATAGCTGTAGACCATTTAAACCTTTCGgaatcacaacagacagccagggttgGATACTGACATCCGACTGGTATAACCAGATTATCCACATcttggatcaggacggacaacTACTAGGCTACATAGACTGTAGTTTTATCGATCCATATGGTGTTTGTGTGGACACTAGGGGCAATCTCTTTGCGACTAGGTATTATGGAAGTAAAGTGATAAAATTTCGGAATATgagaaataaataa